One segment of Yersinia kristensenii DNA contains the following:
- a CDS encoding VOC family protein: protein MPRYIHHISITCGNINNTLTFYKILGFRKRKSYRDDECMIYHLYDRAGFIIEVFHYIQNHHLNKKRVFSTEILGITHVAFIVSNIDEVLHTLKNQEIECGNIITSRIGSYRYFFTYDPDGNAIEIIEEIK, encoded by the coding sequence ATGCCTAGATATATTCATCACATATCCATAACTTGTGGGAATATAAATAACACACTTACATTTTATAAAATTTTGGGGTTTCGTAAAAGAAAATCCTATCGTGATGACGAATGCATGATTTATCATCTATATGACAGGGCCGGTTTCATTATTGAAGTCTTTCATTATATACAGAACCATCATTTAAATAAAAAAAGAGTATTCTCAACTGAGATACTGGGAATAACACACGTTGCTTTTATTGTCAGTAATATCGATGAGGTTTTACATACCCTGAAAAATCAGGAGATTGAGTGTGGCAATATCATCACCTCCAGAATAGGTTCATACCGGTATTTTTTTACCTATGATCCCGATGGCAATGCTATCGAAATTATTGAGGAAATAAAATGA
- a CDS encoding class I SAM-dependent methyltransferase, whose product MCCGSRMFWFNKNDPRAIFSDIRAEKHQLCDGRSLVINPDVIADFRTLPFANASFPVVVFDPPHLERVGENAWMRKKYGSLNKETWRDDLRAGFTEAFRVLRPHGVLIFKWNETQIPINQILTLTDEKPIIRQRTGKNDKTHWIIFVKESKQ is encoded by the coding sequence ATGTGCTGTGGCAGCCGCATGTTTTGGTTCAATAAGAATGATCCGCGTGCAATTTTCAGTGATATACGTGCTGAAAAACATCAACTGTGTGATGGACGCAGCTTAGTAATAAACCCCGATGTCATTGCTGATTTTCGTACATTACCGTTTGCCAACGCATCATTTCCCGTTGTGGTATTTGACCCGCCACATCTTGAACGTGTTGGTGAAAATGCCTGGATGAGAAAGAAGTACGGCAGTTTAAATAAAGAAACGTGGCGTGACGACCTTCGCGCCGGATTCACAGAAGCATTTCGTGTACTGCGGCCACACGGTGTGCTTATTTTTAAATGGAACGAAACCCAAATACCAATTAACCAGATTTTAACTCTCACAGACGAAAAACCCATTATCCGGCAACGAACCGGAAAGAATGACAAAACTCACTGGATTATTTTTGTAAAGGAGTCAAAGCAATGA
- a CDS encoding helix-turn-helix domain-containing protein produces MIQYSNDWHKADIIAAIHKKGSSLAELSRLAGLSSSTLANALTRPWPKGERIIAEFLGVAPMVIWPSRYQTRSSKRNKTGG; encoded by the coding sequence ATGATTCAGTATTCAAATGACTGGCATAAAGCCGATATCATTGCCGCAATACACAAGAAAGGTTCCTCTCTGGCAGAATTATCGAGATTAGCGGGGTTAAGTTCATCCACTCTGGCAAATGCTCTTACGCGCCCTTGGCCTAAAGGTGAGCGGATTATTGCTGAGTTTTTGGGTGTGGCCCCAATGGTTATATGGCCGTCACGATACCAAACAAGATCGAGCAAGAGGAATAAGACGGGTGGCTAG
- a CDS encoding DEAD/DEAH box helicase yields MLNITPNFAQERALNMLRSGWKDNRTFMVYSPTGSGKTGLSAFITKGFIDRGMRVLFIAPFTILINQTSQRFIEYGLPEDEISFIWRDHPNHDLSRLIQIASADTLIRRDFPDNIDLIIIDEAHMKRRAILEVIRDSEIKTIGLSGTPFSAWLGRYYERLIKPTTIGELIKRGDLSHYEFYAPTKPDLTGVKTQETVAYGRDYNEAQLAEIMNGSALVGDIVDNWLQHGKDLPTVAFCVNVAHANHVTLQFRQAGINAEVMVAETPHDERQLMIRRFESGATKIIVSVGVLVAGFDSDVRCLIYARPTKSEIRWLQAIGRGLRKAEGKESCLIFDHSGTVHRLGFPDAIEYDELPGKNDGMKPSASAQAKEKAEKLPKECPSCHFMKPAAVYVCPKCGFKPLAGEDVDTDTNRGLNKLNKKERVYTQSQKQAWWSQIKFYQRQREAMGKPVSDGWCAHTYKDKFGVWPRGLSDFPMELTPEVSNYIKHKQIAYAKWRQKHGKMSNAA; encoded by the coding sequence ATGTTGAATATTACTCCAAATTTTGCGCAGGAACGGGCACTGAATATGCTCAGAAGCGGTTGGAAGGATAACCGCACGTTCATGGTGTACTCACCTACTGGAAGCGGTAAAACGGGATTATCTGCGTTTATCACCAAGGGTTTTATTGATCGCGGTATGCGGGTTTTATTTATTGCCCCGTTTACCATCCTGATTAACCAGACGTCACAGCGTTTCATTGAGTACGGGTTGCCGGAAGATGAGATCAGCTTCATCTGGCGTGATCACCCAAACCATGACCTGAGTCGCCTGATCCAGATTGCCAGTGCGGACACCCTTATTCGCAGGGATTTTCCCGATAACATCGACCTTATCATCATCGATGAGGCGCATATGAAGCGCAGAGCTATTCTGGAAGTGATTAGAGACTCAGAAATAAAAACCATTGGGTTGTCAGGAACGCCGTTTTCTGCGTGGCTGGGGCGCTATTACGAACGCTTAATCAAGCCAACCACCATTGGTGAATTAATCAAACGTGGTGACTTGAGTCACTACGAATTTTACGCGCCGACCAAACCAGATTTAACCGGGGTAAAAACGCAGGAGACAGTGGCTTACGGACGTGATTACAACGAGGCGCAGTTGGCTGAAATCATGAATGGTTCAGCGCTGGTCGGAGATATCGTTGATAACTGGTTACAGCACGGTAAAGACCTGCCAACGGTAGCTTTTTGTGTGAATGTGGCCCATGCCAATCATGTGACATTGCAGTTTCGTCAGGCGGGGATTAATGCCGAGGTGATGGTAGCCGAAACACCACATGATGAGCGTCAGTTGATGATCCGCCGTTTCGAGTCAGGGGCGACAAAAATCATTGTCAGTGTTGGTGTTCTGGTTGCTGGTTTTGATAGTGATGTTCGCTGCCTGATTTATGCCCGACCAACGAAAAGCGAGATCCGCTGGTTACAGGCAATTGGCCGTGGATTGAGGAAGGCGGAAGGCAAAGAGTCCTGCCTGATATTCGATCACAGTGGCACTGTTCATCGTCTCGGTTTTCCTGATGCAATTGAGTATGACGAACTCCCAGGCAAGAACGATGGCATGAAACCTTCGGCCAGTGCTCAGGCGAAAGAAAAGGCCGAAAAACTCCCGAAGGAGTGTCCTTCCTGCCATTTCATGAAACCTGCTGCTGTCTATGTTTGCCCCAAATGTGGGTTTAAGCCGCTGGCCGGTGAAGATGTTGATACGGATACAAACCGTGGACTGAACAAACTCAACAAGAAAGAGCGTGTATACACTCAGTCTCAAAAGCAGGCGTGGTGGTCACAGATTAAGTTTTATCAGCGTCAGCGTGAGGCGATGGGGAAACCTGTTTCGGATGGCTGGTGTGCTCATACCTACAAAGACAAGTTTGGTGTCTGGCCTCGTGGACTCAGTGATTTTCCAATGGAATTAACGCCAGAAGTGAGCAACTACATCAAACACAAACAGATAGCTTATGCCAAGTGGCGACAGAAACACGGCAAGATGAGTAACGCAGCATGA
- a CDS encoding MFS transporter, with protein sequence MKWKFRVGAVAGNALEFYDIAVFGAISVYLAAELERQGYTQGIIMVWGIFALRFIVRPLGGYVIGRYADMVGRKPALILTSFITGLATLGMALLPVSLLGHYTPLALLLLQMTLALSYGGEYPTLITYLFSDAQDNQRARISALIVCSSIVGVLASLLIVYFLESHLSPEMMQSIGWRVPLLVGVFNIAISFWFRARLPVQLVQPVRALKVHKMNMLHVFLFTVPGAVIFYVHNMSTTLLREVLHLDFIKGIYPIISSGLLLFLLVVCGWLTDKYATPSKVFRLGVIFLVIFSVPLYFILNSKTIEFMMAAQFIITLNASMILCNLAAVLFDVSRGHTTTLGMGYNLSLSLFGGLTPLIINFLISYSVIYAGLYISLSGCSLLVSYYIDKKIYQLSH encoded by the coding sequence ATGAAATGGAAATTCAGAGTGGGGGCCGTTGCAGGTAATGCACTGGAGTTTTATGATATTGCTGTATTTGGGGCAATATCAGTTTACCTTGCAGCAGAGCTTGAACGACAAGGCTATACGCAAGGCATTATCATGGTGTGGGGAATATTTGCTTTACGCTTCATCGTCAGGCCTTTGGGCGGCTATGTAATAGGGCGCTATGCTGATATGGTGGGCCGAAAACCGGCGTTGATCCTTACAAGTTTTATCACCGGTCTTGCTACACTCGGGATGGCACTTCTACCCGTGTCGCTTTTGGGACACTACACACCGCTTGCGCTGTTGTTATTACAAATGACACTGGCACTCAGCTACGGAGGGGAATACCCCACACTGATAACCTATCTTTTTAGTGATGCCCAGGATAACCAGCGTGCAAGGATCAGCGCACTTATTGTTTGCAGCTCCATTGTCGGCGTGCTGGCTTCTCTCCTGATTGTTTATTTCCTTGAAAGCCATCTCAGTCCTGAAATGATGCAGTCCATTGGCTGGCGCGTTCCTTTGCTCGTTGGCGTCTTCAATATAGCCATCAGTTTTTGGTTCAGGGCCAGATTACCCGTCCAGTTAGTGCAACCCGTTCGGGCGTTAAAAGTCCACAAAATGAATATGCTGCATGTTTTTCTCTTTACTGTTCCTGGGGCGGTGATATTTTATGTCCATAATATGTCAACAACACTATTGAGAGAGGTGCTACATCTGGATTTTATTAAGGGAATTTATCCTATTATCTCATCCGGCTTATTATTGTTTTTACTGGTTGTTTGTGGTTGGTTAACAGATAAATATGCAACCCCATCGAAAGTGTTCAGACTCGGCGTTATATTTTTGGTCATTTTTTCCGTTCCGCTTTATTTTATATTAAACAGTAAGACTATTGAGTTTATGATGGCAGCACAGTTTATTATTACACTCAATGCTTCAATGATATTATGTAATCTGGCGGCGGTATTATTTGACGTTTCGCGAGGTCATACAACAACGCTTGGGATGGGATATAATCTTTCACTTTCACTATTTGGTGGTTTAACACCGCTCATTATCAACTTTCTAATATCATACAGTGTCATTTATGCAGGACTCTATATTTCATTGTCTGGTTGCTCCCTTTTGGTTTCTTATTATATCGATAAGAAAATCTATCAGTTATCACACTGA
- a CDS encoding S24 family peptidase produces MKTEIPDIFELRRLKLQELVSSFKTQREFADKAGLDPTVVSRMLYPVGKTHKRNIGEQAARQIENALKIERGWMDGLGSASMNCAEIPAINHDVYRVEVLDLTVSAGPGSYLLSDYIDVLYAIEFTTEHARSLFGNRKPEDVKVMTVSGDSMAPTLVAGDRLFVDISVRHFLTDGVYSFVFGKTFHVKRLQMQGNKLAVLSDNPAYEKWYITEDTQDQFYVMGKALIHESIKYNRL; encoded by the coding sequence ATGAAAACTGAGATACCTGATATATTCGAGCTGCGGCGTCTGAAACTTCAGGAGCTAGTAAGCAGCTTCAAAACACAAAGAGAGTTTGCTGACAAAGCAGGCCTTGATCCGACCGTGGTTTCACGAATGCTTTATCCTGTTGGCAAAACGCACAAAAGGAATATTGGGGAACAAGCTGCCCGTCAGATTGAAAATGCCCTAAAAATTGAAAGAGGTTGGATGGATGGGCTAGGTTCAGCATCAATGAACTGTGCCGAAATTCCTGCTATCAACCATGACGTTTACCGTGTGGAAGTTCTAGATTTGACAGTCAGCGCAGGCCCAGGAAGCTACCTGCTTTCCGACTACATTGATGTGCTTTATGCCATTGAGTTTACTACGGAACATGCCAGATCCCTGTTTGGTAACAGAAAACCTGAAGACGTGAAAGTAATGACTGTAAGTGGTGATAGTATGGCTCCAACTCTAGTCGCAGGTGATCGTTTGTTTGTCGACATATCAGTAAGACATTTTTTGACTGATGGAGTTTACTCCTTTGTATTCGGCAAAACATTTCACGTTAAGCGTCTACAAATGCAGGGCAACAAACTGGCCGTGTTATCGGATAATCCCGCTTATGAGAAATGGTATATAACAGAAGATACCCAAGACCAATTTTATGTGATGGGTAAGGCACTGATTCACGAATCAATAAAATACAATCGACTCTAA
- a CDS encoding ATP-binding protein: protein MALKIVKASQPIEVKNLITCIYAPPGLGKTSMSFTADKPLLLDFDKGAYRSQFRKDSVQITSWNEIEQISETDLTPYSTIVVDTAGRALDCMAINLVKQNPKFKNYGGQLSLQGFGALKAGFSDWMNLLRSFGKDIILIAHMEEKQVGDELVERLDIQGGSKGEIYKIADVMGRIRIEGAGNTSKRVLDFNPSSSGFGKNPAQLDVITVPHYDNEPNFFAGVLSQIKQELNKQSEEVRKAQEEIRKAQEEIARIRADLELLETAQDFNDAVNLFKDAPVEHKRILNEVAKSKGFQFDKSANMYVKAAA from the coding sequence ATGGCACTGAAAATAGTAAAAGCATCTCAACCCATCGAAGTAAAAAACCTTATCACCTGTATCTACGCACCGCCCGGATTAGGTAAAACATCAATGTCTTTTACCGCCGATAAGCCTTTATTACTCGACTTTGATAAAGGCGCTTACCGCTCACAATTCCGTAAAGACAGCGTTCAGATAACATCATGGAATGAGATAGAGCAAATATCCGAAACAGACCTGACACCTTATAGCACTATCGTTGTTGATACCGCTGGCCGCGCTCTTGATTGCATGGCAATAAACCTTGTTAAACAGAATCCCAAATTTAAAAACTATGGCGGTCAACTGTCCCTACAGGGTTTTGGTGCGCTGAAAGCGGGGTTCTCTGACTGGATGAACCTCCTTCGTTCCTTTGGTAAAGACATCATCCTCATTGCTCATATGGAGGAAAAGCAAGTCGGTGACGAACTTGTCGAACGCCTTGATATACAGGGTGGTTCCAAGGGTGAAATTTATAAAATTGCCGATGTAATGGGGCGCATTCGTATTGAAGGAGCCGGTAACACCTCTAAACGAGTACTGGACTTTAACCCCAGCTCGTCAGGATTTGGTAAAAACCCTGCCCAGTTGGACGTTATCACAGTGCCACATTATGACAATGAACCCAATTTCTTCGCCGGAGTACTTTCCCAAATCAAACAGGAGCTAAATAAACAATCTGAAGAGGTCAGAAAAGCACAAGAGGAAATCAGAAAGGCACAAGAAGAAATTGCCCGCATACGCGCTGACTTAGAGTTATTGGAAACCGCGCAAGACTTTAATGATGCCGTCAATCTGTTCAAAGATGCACCAGTAGAACACAAGCGGATACTAAACGAAGTGGCAAAAAGTAAAGGTTTCCAGTTCGACAAGTCCGCCAATATGTATGTTAAGGCCGCCGCATGA
- a CDS encoding recombination protein NinG: MKPRKPKNCKMCGKEFTPLRPFQHVCGGKCAIAFVRKNEAEKKAKERADKLKIRRRNARPLSHWIALTQRVVNDLRRETCLANGDGCISCGTHNASSWHAGHFRTTASASHLRFTHDNIWLQCSSCNVYKSGNIGRYRRNLVRKIGEERVLALENDNRTHRWTVEELEQIRKQARADLRVLKKSQMGKVA; the protein is encoded by the coding sequence ATGAAGCCCCGCAAACCCAAAAACTGCAAAATGTGCGGAAAGGAATTTACTCCGTTACGCCCGTTTCAACATGTTTGCGGAGGAAAGTGTGCCATTGCTTTTGTTCGTAAAAATGAGGCTGAGAAAAAGGCCAAAGAAAGAGCGGATAAGTTGAAAATCCGTCGCAGGAATGCCCGTCCCTTATCACATTGGATTGCGTTAACTCAGCGAGTGGTGAACGACTTGCGACGGGAAACCTGTTTAGCCAATGGTGATGGCTGTATTTCATGCGGGACTCACAACGCCAGTTCATGGCATGCGGGGCATTTCAGAACAACAGCATCAGCCAGTCATTTACGGTTCACCCACGACAATATCTGGCTTCAATGTTCCTCCTGTAACGTCTACAAATCAGGAAATATCGGACGTTATCGGCGCAATCTCGTTAGAAAAATTGGTGAGGAACGGGTTTTAGCATTAGAGAACGATAATCGAACCCACAGATGGACAGTTGAAGAGCTGGAACAGATAAGAAAACAGGCCAGAGCAGATTTGAGAGTTTTAAAAAAGAGCCAGATGGGTAAGGTGGCATAA
- a CDS encoding YbcN family protein yields MEKIEFCFHETTRLSFWQLLKELVSTKKRYRVVITEWRDKRSISQNSLSHLWYSEISHYLKKNGNSFATPEWVKDSMKHMFLGYEEKEIIDLRTGEVTVISVLKKTSNLNTGDMHFYLNQIEAWAFGIGCHLTIPERCEYQKLKQQQVA; encoded by the coding sequence ATGGAAAAGATAGAGTTTTGTTTCCATGAAACCACACGGCTATCATTTTGGCAATTATTGAAAGAACTCGTCTCCACGAAGAAAAGATATCGGGTCGTCATTACCGAGTGGCGGGATAAAAGAAGTATAAGTCAAAATAGTCTTAGTCATTTGTGGTATTCAGAAATAAGCCATTACCTGAAAAAGAACGGGAATTCATTTGCCACGCCAGAATGGGTCAAGGACAGTATGAAGCATATGTTTCTCGGTTATGAAGAAAAGGAAATTATAGACCTTCGAACGGGGGAGGTGACGGTTATTTCTGTTTTGAAGAAAACCTCGAATTTAAATACGGGGGATATGCATTTCTATTTAAATCAGATTGAAGCCTGGGCATTTGGAATAGGTTGTCATTTGACTATTCCAGAGCGCTGTGAATATCAGAAACTCAAACAACAGCAGGTTGCGTAA
- a CDS encoding antiterminator Q family protein — protein sequence MRDIQMVLERWGAWAASEGGNVYYSPIAAGFKGLLPYTRKSRASCSDDDGLIISSAMNVLKKKDPYLCTLLEWHYIKCMPLRAMAGKLGVSLNQVVIRLQRAEGFIAGCLAALGVPLEMEHYM from the coding sequence ATGCGTGACATTCAAATGGTGTTGGAACGTTGGGGGGCATGGGCTGCGAGTGAAGGAGGGAATGTTTACTATTCGCCTATTGCTGCTGGATTTAAAGGGTTATTACCTTATACACGTAAATCACGCGCTTCATGTAGTGACGATGATGGATTGATCATCAGTTCTGCGATGAATGTTTTGAAAAAGAAAGACCCATACCTTTGTACTTTGCTTGAATGGCATTACATCAAGTGCATGCCGTTACGTGCGATGGCTGGGAAATTAGGAGTTTCGTTGAATCAGGTAGTGATCCGATTACAAAGGGCGGAAGGGTTTATTGCTGGTTGCTTGGCAGCGTTAGGTGTACCGTTGGAGATGGAACACTATATGTAG
- a CDS encoding DNA-binding protein, translating into MKKEWFSASELLFHPLLPTTTQGIHKKAKREGWISRKRMGIQGKGIEYFIDSLPDNVSTYIYHHSELFERISIQEHFDIWINAFKQLTPSERYKFSEYILREGIISIYKNL; encoded by the coding sequence ATGAAAAAAGAATGGTTCTCAGCAAGTGAATTGTTATTTCACCCTTTACTTCCGACAACAACACAAGGTATTCATAAAAAGGCAAAACGAGAGGGCTGGATATCCAGAAAAAGAATGGGTATTCAGGGAAAAGGCATCGAGTATTTTATAGACAGTCTTCCTGACAATGTCAGCACTTATATTTATCATCACAGTGAGTTGTTCGAGAGGATTAGTATTCAGGAACACTTTGATATCTGGATTAATGCGTTTAAACAGTTAACACCGAGTGAGCGTTATAAATTCTCAGAATATATATTACGGGAGGGAATCATCAGTATTTATAAAAACCTGTAA
- a CDS encoding helix-turn-helix domain-containing protein codes for METLRVYLNALPTGKQREFATQCGTSLEYLRKAISKKQKLGAALSVLIEVYSGGAVNRKALHPDDWEKIWPELISVESHSDEAA; via the coding sequence ATGGAAACACTAAGAGTGTACCTAAATGCCTTACCGACGGGTAAACAAAGAGAATTTGCAACCCAATGTGGAACCTCTCTTGAATACCTGCGTAAGGCGATAAGTAAAAAACAAAAGTTAGGAGCTGCACTGTCTGTTTTGATTGAAGTTTATTCTGGTGGCGCAGTTAACAGGAAAGCTCTTCATCCAGATGACTGGGAAAAAATCTGGCCTGAGTTGATAAGTGTCGAATCGCATAGTGACGAAGCTGCTTGA
- a CDS encoding excisionase has product MLTLEQWNRTLPKPRNLDTIRRWARNGQIWPPPIFDGHQYFVQENAIKLLPKQQYKPVNNLITRIQNGT; this is encoded by the coding sequence ATGCTCACACTCGAACAGTGGAACAGAACACTCCCTAAACCCAGAAATTTGGACACAATACGCCGCTGGGCTAGAAACGGGCAGATATGGCCGCCTCCGATTTTTGATGGACACCAATATTTTGTACAAGAAAATGCCATAAAGCTACTACCCAAACAGCAATATAAACCAGTCAATAATTTAATAACAAGAATTCAGAATGGCACGTAA
- a CDS encoding phospholipase D family protein: MKSINTYFFCALFITTPTLASDEGDTNIIECPVSYDVGFSPRGNALDLILAELASAKESIYLAAYSFTSQPVVDALIAAHERGVTVSVVVNKGSINGNGAKARYLQENNIPIKMNAKYSIMHNKFFLVDNKSLKTGSFNYSAAAHKRNAENILIIRCVDDVITQYQQEFTRLWDESIEIPEISTS, translated from the coding sequence ATGAAATCAATCAATACTTACTTTTTTTGCGCCTTATTCATAACCACTCCGACTCTGGCATCCGATGAGGGCGATACCAATATTATAGAATGTCCGGTATCTTATGATGTGGGTTTCTCGCCAAGGGGAAATGCCCTGGATTTAATATTGGCAGAATTAGCTTCCGCTAAGGAATCTATTTATCTTGCCGCTTACAGTTTCACCTCTCAACCAGTTGTCGATGCTTTAATCGCAGCCCATGAACGGGGCGTGACGGTTTCAGTGGTGGTGAATAAAGGTTCAATTAACGGGAATGGTGCCAAGGCCCGTTATTTACAAGAAAATAACATTCCCATAAAAATGAATGCAAAATACAGTATTATGCATAATAAATTCTTTCTTGTGGATAATAAGTCACTTAAAACCGGATCGTTTAATTACAGTGCGGCGGCACATAAGAGAAATGCGGAAAATATTCTTATAATCAGATGCGTTGATGATGTTATTACACAATATCAGCAAGAGTTTACACGGTTATGGGATGAATCCATTGAAATCCCCGAAATTTCTACATCCTGA
- a CDS encoding toprim domain-containing protein, which produces MKTLEAAKGHWPKIFEYFGLPPVTGKRHYKGECPVCGCQGKFRIDDRNGEGTWICCCGSGNGMKLLIRTQNKPFSELCAEIDKLIGNDYRHVCVPNNDERQNQRQKVINRYVNLPRLRGTTGEGYLRNRGINVLPADAIKFDDNQLHAGRVYQTLYSLATDCYGELCYLHRTLLDGDKKAQLGNISTKRMKALQQENYLEYTRSVAIRMFPVSSTLGIAEGIETALSAYQIYGVNTWATINSGFMSKFIVPAGVRHLIIFADKDKSSATGQYAAFSCAHANLLAKNDLIDVTIRYPDEGDFNDVLMKGELVREENFIKKRQAA; this is translated from the coding sequence ATGAAGACACTGGAAGCCGCAAAAGGCCACTGGCCTAAAATTTTTGAATACTTCGGGTTGCCTCCTGTCACAGGGAAAAGACATTACAAGGGGGAGTGTCCGGTCTGTGGATGTCAGGGAAAATTCCGCATAGATGACCGAAACGGTGAAGGAACATGGATTTGCTGTTGTGGCAGTGGCAATGGGATGAAACTGTTAATCCGAACACAGAACAAGCCATTTAGTGAACTGTGTGCGGAAATAGACAAACTGATTGGCAATGATTACCGACATGTTTGTGTTCCCAATAATGATGAGAGACAAAATCAACGCCAGAAAGTGATTAACCGATATGTAAATCTTCCCCGTTTAAGAGGAACAACCGGAGAAGGGTACTTAAGAAATCGCGGAATTAATGTTTTACCGGCTGATGCCATTAAGTTTGACGATAATCAACTTCACGCCGGACGTGTTTATCAGACACTTTATTCATTGGCGACAGATTGCTACGGTGAATTATGTTATTTACACAGAACATTGTTGGACGGAGATAAAAAAGCACAACTGGGAAATATCAGTACTAAACGAATGAAGGCGTTACAACAGGAAAATTATTTGGAATATACGCGCTCGGTTGCAATACGGATGTTTCCGGTATCGTCCACGCTGGGAATAGCAGAAGGTATTGAAACTGCATTATCTGCTTATCAGATTTATGGTGTAAATACATGGGCGACAATTAACAGTGGTTTTATGAGTAAGTTTATTGTTCCCGCAGGCGTTAGACATTTAATTATTTTTGCAGATAAGGATAAGAGTTCAGCAACAGGGCAATATGCGGCCTTTTCCTGTGCTCATGCTAACCTGCTGGCAAAGAATGATTTGATTGATGTCACTATACGTTATCCCGACGAAGGGGATTTTAATGACGTCTTAATGAAAGGTGAGCTGGTACGAGAAGAGAATTTTATAAAAAAACGGCAGGCAGCTTAA
- a CDS encoding site-specific integrase: MARNRNHERRDLPPNLYVRNNGYYSYRDPRTGKEYGLGRIKRDAVNQAIEANLQLMDNVSARLIERISSDSAMLFHDWLDHYAKIIDARGLKPKTLKEYRCKLRTLHSTIRNVPIDSITTKDIAGVLTPYIVAGKAAMAKQTRMLLLDIFREAIAEGYISSNPVDATKNPRSEIKRSRLSLDDYKEIFKSSLKLQPWIPLSMEIALLTGQRVSDISKMKWSDIRDGMLWVEQQKSGAKLALDVNLSLNALGISFNETLIRCKSQFGGCDNLIASHNKLQLSTTAISRGFARARDLSGLSWDKAPPSFHELRSLSARLYTEEKGSEFVQRLLGHKSSIMTAKYQDSRSSEWVHVSI, encoded by the coding sequence ATGGCACGTAATAGAAATCACGAACGGCGTGATCTACCACCAAATCTATATGTAAGGAATAACGGATATTATAGTTATCGAGACCCAAGGACGGGTAAGGAGTATGGACTCGGCAGGATAAAGCGTGATGCGGTGAACCAGGCTATCGAAGCAAATTTACAGCTTATGGATAATGTATCTGCAAGACTGATAGAAAGAATATCTAGCGACTCCGCTATGCTGTTCCACGATTGGCTTGATCACTACGCTAAAATTATTGATGCGCGAGGACTAAAGCCAAAAACACTAAAAGAGTACCGATGCAAACTACGAACTCTTCATTCAACTATCCGTAATGTTCCTATCGATAGTATTACAACAAAAGACATAGCCGGGGTGTTAACGCCATATATAGTTGCAGGAAAAGCTGCAATGGCTAAACAAACACGAATGTTGCTATTAGACATATTCAGGGAGGCTATTGCTGAAGGGTATATATCATCAAATCCAGTGGATGCCACCAAAAACCCTCGTTCTGAAATTAAACGCTCTCGGCTTTCGCTTGATGATTATAAAGAAATATTTAAAAGCTCATTAAAGTTGCAACCGTGGATCCCCTTAAGCATGGAAATTGCACTCTTAACCGGCCAGCGGGTTAGTGATATCAGCAAAATGAAGTGGAGCGATATTCGTGATGGAATGTTATGGGTAGAACAGCAAAAATCTGGGGCTAAATTAGCTCTTGATGTAAACCTCTCACTTAATGCTCTGGGAATTTCATTTAATGAAACCTTGATACGATGTAAATCACAATTTGGAGGATGTGACAATCTCATCGCGTCCCATAACAAATTACAACTATCCACCACCGCAATTTCCAGAGGTTTCGCTCGTGCAAGGGATTTATCAGGATTATCATGGGATAAAGCCCCACCTAGCTTCCATGAACTAAGGAGCCTCTCAGCAAGACTATATACAGAAGAAAAAGGGAGTGAGTTTGTGCAGCGTTTACTGGGGCATAAATCATCCATAATGACAGCTAAATATCAGGACAGCCGTAGTAGCGAATGGGTGCATGTGTCTATATGA